From Vibrio crassostreae, one genomic window encodes:
- a CDS encoding N-acetylmuramoyl-L-alanine amidase — MPEQASKVALIPSLEPCLSPASYSLSLVSVLLRLPFCPPYSFITVHCSATPPQQDVDVAEIRRWHKKRGWRDVGYHFVIRRNGDVELGRPLSQTGAHVKGHNKSNIGVCLVGGCNAELQPEDNFTLAQRKALFGLMAALQEQFLIPEENVKGHKDWGVNKACPVLKIKA; from the coding sequence TTGCCTGAGCAGGCTAGCAAGGTGGCTCTCATCCCTTCGTTAGAGCCTTGCTTATCTCCTGCTTCCTATTCTCTAAGCTTGGTTTCAGTTTTACTCCGCTTACCTTTTTGTCCGCCCTATTCCTTTATTACAGTGCATTGCAGCGCCACGCCGCCACAGCAAGATGTAGACGTAGCCGAGATTCGTCGATGGCATAAAAAGAGAGGCTGGCGCGATGTCGGGTATCACTTTGTTATTCGTCGCAATGGGGATGTCGAACTTGGCAGGCCGCTGTCGCAAACCGGCGCGCATGTGAAAGGACACAACAAGAGCAATATTGGGGTTTGTTTGGTCGGAGGCTGTAATGCCGAACTGCAACCAGAAGATAACTTCACACTTGCGCAGCGCAAGGCGCTGTTTGGTTTGATGGCCGCACTACAAGAGCAGTTCTTGATTCCAGAGGAGAATGTTAAGGGGCATAAAGATTGGGGCGTGAATAAGGCGTGTCCTGTTTTGAAGATAAAAGCTTAA